From a region of the Deltaproteobacteria bacterium genome:
- the hscB gene encoding Fe-S protein assembly co-chaperone HscB, with translation MSNHFELFGLQKAFELDAKALDARYRELSQQWHPDKQTSGDAKQRLQALEMSAHLNQAYKTLRDASARAAYLLKLLGLDLDQEGERTFQMNPAFLAEMLELREELDAAKNKNDVQRALAMGKQMQEREKETHAKLAELFAQQLASPEHARLQKLGDQVAALRYYRRFLDEVSAIEDEATQV, from the coding sequence GTGTCCAACCACTTCGAGCTCTTCGGCCTGCAAAAGGCCTTCGAGCTGGATGCCAAGGCTCTCGACGCCCGCTACCGCGAGCTCAGCCAGCAGTGGCACCCGGACAAGCAGACCTCGGGCGACGCCAAGCAGCGTCTGCAGGCGCTTGAGATGAGCGCCCACCTCAACCAGGCCTACAAGACTTTGCGCGACGCTTCGGCGCGCGCCGCGTACCTGCTCAAGCTCCTCGGGCTGGATCTCGATCAAGAGGGCGAGCGCACGTTCCAGATGAACCCGGCCTTCCTCGCGGAGATGCTGGAGCTGCGCGAGGAGCTCGACGCCGCCAAGAACAAGAACGACGTGCAGCGCGCGCTGGCGATGGGCAAGCAGATGCAGGAGCGCGAGAAGGAGACGCACGCCAAGCTCGCGGAGCTCTTCGCCCAGCAGCTCGCGAGCCCCGAGCACGCCCGCTTGCAGAAGCTGGGCGACCAGGTGGCGGCCTTGCGCTACTACCGCCGCTTCCTCGACGAGGTCTCCGCCATCGAGGACGAAGCGACCCAGGTTTGA
- a CDS encoding 2Fe-2S iron-sulfur cluster binding domain-containing protein, giving the protein MAKVVFDNKLDGEHHELEVPAGTTLLEAAQKCGAKMGHSCGGVCACSTCHSWIRGGADALSDQEDKELDRLDMAFDVKPMSRLGCQCIIEKGDATISVELTQESVSAYYDEHPDERRAREARLREQPGPKAQP; this is encoded by the coding sequence ATGGCCAAGGTCGTCTTCGACAACAAGCTCGACGGCGAGCACCACGAGCTCGAGGTCCCCGCGGGCACCACGCTCCTCGAGGCCGCGCAGAAGTGCGGCGCCAAGATGGGCCACTCGTGCGGCGGCGTCTGCGCGTGCTCCACCTGCCACTCCTGGATCCGCGGCGGCGCCGACGCGCTCAGCGATCAAGAAGACAAGGAGCTCGACCGCCTCGATATGGCCTTCGACGTGAAGCCCATGAGCCGGCTCGGCTGCCAGTGCATCATCGAGAAGGGCGACGCGACGATCTCCGTGGAGCTCACGCAGGAGAGCGTGAGCGCCTACTACGACGAGCACCCGGACGAGCGCCGCGCGAGAGAGGCCCGGCTGCGCGAGCAACCGGGCCCGAAGGCGCAACCGTAG
- a CDS encoding iron-sulfur cluster assembly accessory protein, translating to MSDPIAPTPPPAAPAPAPKPAAKGILLADNAVARIQKMLADRGTPNAGLRIQVKGGGCSGLQYDMSWAEAAKERDKVFERDGVRVFVDPKSYLYLVGTTLEYQESLMESGFKLVNPNAKTSCGCGQSFTA from the coding sequence ATGTCGGATCCGATTGCTCCCACGCCTCCGCCCGCTGCTCCCGCCCCGGCGCCCAAGCCGGCCGCCAAGGGCATCCTGCTGGCCGACAACGCCGTCGCGCGCATCCAGAAGATGCTCGCCGACCGCGGCACGCCCAACGCCGGCCTGCGCATCCAGGTGAAGGGCGGCGGCTGCTCGGGCCTGCAGTACGACATGAGCTGGGCCGAGGCGGCCAAGGAGCGCGACAAGGTCTTCGAGCGCGACGGCGTGCGCGTGTTCGTCGACCCGAAGAGCTACCTGTACCTGGTGGGCACCACGCTCGAGTACCAGGAGTCGCTGATGGAGTCGGGGTTCAAGCTCGTGAACCCCAACGCCAAGACCAGCTGCGGCTGCGGGCAGAGCTTCACCGCCTAG
- a CDS encoding thioredoxin family protein — protein MKMVRLGILAGLAFLAVWLLPEFMPSGPAFDLDIAGQLTGGKLAIGLLFVYLSGIGTSLTPCVYPLIPITLSVMGVKKGGSRLQNAGLGAAYVGGMILTYDAVGVTLIALHKTSGALLSNPFVIVPIALLFVVLAMPMFGVFELNLPAGLQQRLNQVGGPGLLGSFSMGLVAGLVAAPCSGPVTALIAGIVSGTANYALGTLLMTVYAIGIGTLFFVLATFSVQLPRSGPWMEGIKSVFGIALIALAMLYLKDAFPSARAAMANFGHAMAQAALIAAAAVGVGVLFGALNRSFHGDGTEKALKGAGVVLAVLGLFVRFAIPAGAATKPTPPVAGNGTTTGTSEAAHKSEFVSLEVGMKAAHDQHKPMIIDFGAEWCAACKELEAKTYPDPVVQKESARFVMVKVDETDDTDANDALNKKYDVPGLPTVVFLDSNGEPVKDAKLVGYEAPAKFVERMKKVQ, from the coding sequence ATGAAGATGGTTCGCTTGGGGATCTTGGCGGGGCTCGCCTTCCTGGCGGTCTGGCTGCTGCCCGAGTTCATGCCCAGCGGCCCGGCGTTCGACCTCGACATCGCCGGACAGCTCACCGGCGGCAAGCTCGCGATCGGGCTCTTATTCGTCTACCTCTCCGGCATCGGGACGTCGCTCACGCCGTGCGTCTACCCGCTGATCCCGATCACGCTCTCGGTGATGGGCGTGAAGAAGGGCGGCTCGCGGCTGCAGAACGCGGGGCTCGGCGCGGCCTACGTGGGCGGGATGATCCTCACCTACGACGCCGTGGGCGTGACGCTCATCGCCCTCCACAAGACCTCGGGCGCGCTGCTCTCCAACCCGTTCGTGATCGTGCCCATCGCCCTGCTCTTCGTCGTATTGGCCATGCCCATGTTCGGCGTGTTCGAGCTGAACCTGCCGGCGGGCTTGCAGCAGCGGCTCAACCAGGTCGGCGGCCCCGGCTTGCTCGGCTCGTTCAGCATGGGCCTGGTGGCCGGCCTGGTCGCCGCGCCGTGCAGCGGCCCGGTGACCGCGCTCATCGCCGGCATCGTGAGCGGCACCGCGAACTATGCGCTGGGCACGCTGCTGATGACCGTGTACGCGATTGGCATTGGCACGCTCTTCTTCGTGCTGGCCACGTTCAGCGTGCAGCTGCCGCGCTCGGGGCCTTGGATGGAGGGCATCAAGAGCGTCTTCGGGATCGCGCTGATCGCGTTGGCGATGCTGTACCTGAAAGACGCGTTCCCCTCGGCGCGCGCGGCCATGGCCAACTTCGGTCACGCGATGGCGCAGGCCGCGCTCATCGCCGCTGCCGCCGTGGGCGTGGGCGTGCTGTTCGGCGCGCTGAATCGCTCGTTCCACGGCGACGGCACCGAGAAGGCGCTCAAGGGCGCAGGCGTGGTGCTGGCGGTGCTGGGGCTCTTCGTGCGGTTCGCGATCCCGGCCGGCGCGGCCACCAAGCCCACGCCGCCGGTCGCGGGAAATGGAACGACGACCGGGACGAGCGAGGCCGCGCACAAGTCGGAGTTCGTGAGCCTCGAGGTCGGCATGAAGGCCGCGCACGATCAGCACAAGCCGATGATCATCGACTTCGGCGCGGAGTGGTGCGCCGCCTGCAAAGAGCTCGAGGCCAAGACCTACCCGGATCCCGTGGTGCAGAAGGAGTCCGCGCGGTTCGTGATGGTGAAGGTCGATGAGACCGACGACACCGACGCGAACGACGCGCTGAACAAGAAGTACGACGTGCCCGGACTGCCGACGGTCGTGTTCCTCGACTCGAACGGCGAGCCCGTCAAAGACGCCAAGCTCGTGGGCTACGAAGCGCCGGCGAAGTTCGTCGAGCGGATGAAGAAGGTTCAGTAG
- a CDS encoding IscS subfamily cysteine desulfurase, whose translation MKLPIYMDNHATTPVDPRVLEAMLPFFQNDFGNAASRNHAFGWRAEEAVTRGREQVAALIGAGSPKEIVFTSGATESDNLAIKGAAEFYKEKGNHLITLKTEHKAVLDSCKRLEREGYEVTYLDVKKDGLVDLDVLRAAITPKTILVSIMHANNEIGVLQPIAEIGAICREKGVLFHVDAVQSLGKVPFDVESMKVDLASISAHKMYGPKGVGALYVRRKPRVRLAPIIDGGGHENGMRSGTLNVPGIVGLGKAAELAKAEMAEEGARLLALREKLRKGIEKRLDMTVVNGSLEHRLPGNLNISFAYVEGEALMMALKDVAVSSGSACTSASLEPSYVLRALGVEEDLAHSSIRFGLGRFNTEEEVDYVLDLVEKKVTKLRELSPLYEMAKEGIDLKSVTWAAH comes from the coding sequence TTGAAGCTGCCGATTTACATGGACAACCACGCCACCACGCCGGTCGACCCGCGCGTGCTCGAGGCGATGTTGCCCTTCTTCCAGAACGACTTCGGCAACGCGGCCTCGCGCAACCACGCCTTTGGCTGGCGTGCCGAAGAGGCGGTCACGCGCGGGCGCGAGCAGGTGGCGGCGCTGATCGGCGCCGGCTCGCCCAAGGAGATCGTCTTCACCTCGGGCGCCACCGAGAGCGACAACCTGGCCATCAAGGGCGCGGCCGAGTTCTACAAAGAGAAGGGCAACCACCTCATCACGCTCAAGACCGAGCACAAGGCGGTCCTCGACAGCTGCAAGCGCCTCGAGCGCGAGGGCTACGAGGTCACCTACCTCGACGTGAAGAAGGACGGCCTCGTCGACCTCGACGTCCTGCGCGCGGCCATCACGCCCAAGACCATCCTCGTGTCGATCATGCACGCCAACAACGAGATCGGCGTGCTCCAGCCCATCGCGGAGATCGGCGCCATCTGCCGCGAGAAGGGCGTGCTCTTCCACGTCGACGCGGTGCAGTCGCTGGGCAAGGTGCCGTTCGACGTCGAGAGCATGAAGGTGGATCTCGCGTCCATCAGCGCGCACAAGATGTACGGCCCCAAGGGCGTGGGCGCGCTCTACGTGCGCCGCAAGCCGCGCGTGCGCCTGGCGCCCATCATCGACGGCGGCGGCCACGAGAACGGCATGCGCTCGGGCACGCTCAACGTCCCCGGCATCGTGGGCCTGGGCAAGGCCGCGGAGCTGGCCAAGGCCGAGATGGCCGAAGAGGGCGCGCGCCTGCTGGCCCTGCGCGAGAAGCTGCGCAAGGGCATCGAGAAGCGCCTGGACATGACCGTGGTGAACGGCTCGCTGGAGCACCGGCTGCCGGGCAACCTGAACATCTCCTTCGCGTACGTCGAGGGCGAGGCGCTGATGATGGCGCTCAAGGACGTGGCCGTTTCGAGCGGCTCGGCGTGCACCTCGGCCAGCCTGGAGCCCAGCTACGTGCTGCGCGCGCTGGGCGTGGAAGAGGATCTGGCGCACAGCTCCATTCGTTTTGGCCTGGGACGCTTCAACACCGAGGAAGAGGTCGATTACGTGCTCGACCTGGTGGAGAAGAAGGTCACCAAGCTGCGCGAGCTCTCGCCCCTGTACGAGATGGCCAAGGAAGGCATCGACCTGAAGTCGGTGACCTGGGCCGCACATTAA
- the hscA gene encoding Fe-S protein assembly chaperone HscA has protein sequence MAGLLQIRDPLKTEGRAVGIDLGTTNSLVAYVANGKPACLPVDEGGSPLLPSVVHFSDDPSCAGVVVGHAARRAAAQSPQDVLASVKRFMGKGAKDVETKKLGTYRFADRSDGPVRFIAGGREVTPVEVSAEILKKLKLRAEMHFGEAVDRAVVTVPAYFDDAQRQATKDAARLAGLEVLRLLNEPTAAALAYGLDKGSQGTFAVYDLGGGTFDISILQLVDGVFQVKSTGGDSALGGDDFDRAIATAMLAEAKIEKPDPAMIHAALVEARRAKEALTTVDTVTYELGGFRRELTRAQMNELIKPWVQKTGAAVRRALKDANHTAADIDGVILVGGSTRVLAVRDFVGELFGKAPLGDIDPDQVVALGAAIQADLLAGNARDDVLLLDVIPLSLGIETMGGVVSKLIPRNSSIPATAKMQVTTFQDGQTAMDIHVLQGERELVSDCRSLARFKLSGIPALASGMAKVEITFAIDADGILSVSARELSTGVEQSITVKPSHGLSDEEVEKMLLDSLEHAEEDVAARLLREERVEVQRIGHDARKQLAANGKLLSDDERAQVEAKLLALEKAAQGQDHGAIAAERANFEVAVKPFAERIMNAAIAKVVAGHTMTEFEQT, from the coding sequence ATGGCCGGCCTCCTTCAGATCCGAGATCCGTTGAAGACCGAGGGCCGCGCCGTGGGCATCGACCTCGGCACGACCAACTCGCTGGTGGCCTACGTGGCGAACGGCAAGCCCGCGTGCCTGCCCGTCGACGAGGGCGGCAGCCCCTTGCTCCCGAGCGTGGTGCACTTCTCGGACGATCCGAGCTGCGCCGGTGTCGTGGTCGGTCACGCCGCGCGCCGCGCTGCCGCCCAGAGCCCGCAGGACGTGCTCGCCAGCGTGAAGCGCTTCATGGGCAAGGGCGCGAAGGACGTCGAGACGAAGAAGCTGGGCACCTATCGCTTCGCGGATCGCAGCGACGGCCCGGTGCGCTTCATCGCCGGCGGCCGCGAGGTGACGCCCGTCGAGGTGAGCGCGGAGATCTTGAAGAAGCTCAAGCTGCGCGCCGAGATGCACTTCGGCGAAGCGGTGGATCGCGCGGTGGTGACGGTTCCTGCGTACTTCGACGACGCCCAGCGGCAAGCGACGAAGGACGCCGCGCGCCTGGCCGGACTCGAAGTGCTGCGCTTGCTCAACGAGCCGACCGCGGCCGCACTGGCCTACGGCCTCGACAAGGGCAGCCAGGGCACCTTCGCGGTGTACGACCTGGGCGGCGGCACTTTCGATATATCTATTTTGCAGCTCGTGGACGGCGTGTTCCAGGTGAAGAGCACCGGCGGCGACTCGGCGCTCGGCGGCGACGACTTCGATCGCGCGATCGCGACGGCGATGCTGGCGGAGGCGAAGATCGAGAAGCCGGATCCGGCGATGATCCACGCGGCGCTGGTGGAGGCGCGGCGCGCGAAGGAAGCGCTGACCACCGTCGACACCGTGACCTACGAGCTGGGCGGCTTCCGGCGCGAGCTCACCCGCGCGCAGATGAACGAGCTCATCAAGCCCTGGGTGCAGAAGACCGGCGCGGCCGTTCGCCGCGCGCTCAAGGACGCCAACCACACGGCTGCCGACATCGACGGTGTGATCCTCGTGGGCGGCTCCACGCGCGTGCTCGCGGTGCGCGACTTCGTGGGCGAGCTCTTCGGCAAGGCGCCGCTCGGCGACATCGATCCGGATCAGGTCGTGGCGCTCGGCGCCGCGATCCAGGCGGATCTGCTCGCGGGCAACGCGCGCGACGACGTGCTCCTGCTCGACGTCATTCCGCTCTCGCTCGGCATCGAGACCATGGGCGGCGTGGTGTCCAAGCTCATCCCGCGCAACTCGAGCATCCCCGCGACCGCGAAGATGCAGGTGACGACTTTTCAGGACGGCCAGACGGCCATGGACATCCACGTGCTCCAGGGCGAGCGCGAGCTGGTGTCCGACTGCCGCAGCCTGGCGCGCTTCAAGCTCTCCGGCATTCCCGCGCTCGCTTCGGGAATGGCCAAGGTGGAAATCACCTTTGCCATCGACGCCGACGGCATCCTCTCCGTGAGCGCACGCGAGCTCTCGACGGGCGTGGAGCAGAGCATCACCGTGAAGCCCAGCCACGGCCTCAGCGACGAGGAAGTGGAGAAGATGCTCCTCGACTCGCTCGAGCACGCCGAAGAGGACGTCGCCGCGCGCCTGCTCCGCGAGGAGCGCGTGGAGGTGCAGCGCATCGGCCACGACGCGCGCAAGCAGCTCGCGGCCAACGGCAAGCTCTTGAGCGACGACGAGCGCGCGCAGGTGGAAGCCAAGCTGCTCGCGCTGGAGAAGGCCGCGCAAGGCCAGGATCACGGCGCGATCGCGGCCGAGCGCGCCAACTTCGAGGTCGCGGTGAAGCCGTTCGCGGAGCGCATCATGAACGCCGCGATCGCCAAGGTCGTCGCGGGCCACACCATGACCGAGTTCGAGCAGACGTGA
- a CDS encoding outer membrane beta-barrel protein — MKARWLSVLGAGAAALLVCGQARAVTSSGSDAASRVGAEAGGGLSNFTGDLGDHTNLGPSWNARGIVNITPNIGIEGVYQGANNQIDDVRLPTAHNVTTTAFSGDIKLTAPFAMGATTVFEPFVSGGLGGAHYSVNGGDNAYYVSSGSFQIPAAIGANVLFNQLVTVGARADYLANTHNTLGTTSNGNQWATQATLGVHY; from the coding sequence ATGAAGGCTCGGTGGTTGAGCGTTTTGGGCGCGGGCGCGGCTGCGCTCCTGGTCTGCGGGCAAGCGCGAGCGGTGACGAGCTCGGGCAGCGACGCGGCCTCGCGCGTGGGCGCAGAAGCGGGCGGCGGCCTCTCGAACTTCACCGGCGACCTGGGCGATCACACCAACCTGGGCCCGAGCTGGAACGCGCGCGGCATCGTGAACATCACGCCCAACATCGGCATCGAGGGCGTGTACCAGGGCGCCAACAACCAGATCGACGACGTCCGGCTGCCGACCGCGCACAACGTGACCACCACGGCGTTCAGCGGCGACATCAAGCTCACCGCGCCCTTCGCGATGGGGGCCACCACCGTCTTCGAGCCCTTCGTCTCGGGCGGCCTGGGTGGCGCGCACTACAGCGTGAACGGCGGCGACAACGCGTACTACGTGTCCAGCGGCTCGTTCCAGATCCCCGCGGCCATCGGCGCCAACGTTCTCTTTAACCAATTGGTTACAGTGGGCGCGCGCGCCGACTACCTGGCCAATACGCACAACACCCTCGGAACCACCAGCAACGGCAACCAGTGGGCCACGCAGGCCACGCTCGGCGTCCACTACTGA
- the iscU gene encoding Fe-S cluster assembly scaffold IscU has protein sequence MAYSDKLIDHYENPRNVGTLDKSDDSVGTGLVGAPACGDVMRLQLKINEQTGVIEDARFKTFGCGSAIASSSLVTEWVKGKSIDDATQITNKEIAQELSLPPVKIHCSVLAEDAIKAAIADFRAKQAKKKGEAAASQPPGDGPQVAR, from the coding sequence ATGGCCTACAGCGACAAGCTCATCGACCACTACGAGAACCCGCGCAACGTCGGCACGCTCGACAAGAGCGACGACAGCGTCGGCACCGGCCTCGTGGGCGCGCCCGCCTGCGGCGACGTGATGCGGCTCCAGCTCAAGATCAACGAGCAGACCGGCGTCATCGAAGACGCGCGCTTCAAGACCTTCGGCTGCGGCTCCGCGATCGCCTCGAGCTCGCTCGTGACCGAGTGGGTGAAGGGCAAGTCCATCGACGACGCCACCCAGATCACCAACAAGGAGATCGCCCAGGAGCTCTCCTTGCCGCCGGTGAAGATCCACTGCTCGGTGCTCGCCGAGGACGCCATCAAGGCCGCCATCGCCGACTTCCGCGCCAAGCAGGCCAAGAAGAAGGGCGAGGCCGCCGCGAGCCAGCCCCCTGGCGACGGTCCTCAGGTGGCGCGATGA